The sequence GAGGCGGGGAGCGAGATGCTTTTGGAGACATGTCCTTCCTCCAGGGAAAGTATGAGCTCCTTCCAGGGAAGGGAGAGCTGGTCCACCCTCAGTTTGGCATCCAAAACGAGTTTCTCAGAGCAAACAGCACTTCTGATGCCTCCTTTGCTGAGACCCCCTCTCCGGTTCTCAAGAACGCCATTTCCCTCCCAACCATTGGTGGCTGCCAGGCACTCACTCTGCCCCTGATCTCCTCCAATGTCTTCCCGCTGCCCCCAGAGCCTCTGGAGGACATCGTGGGGCCTGCAGTTCCCCTGAAGCCTGACAGGGCTGAGGAGGTAGAAATCCTACAGATGGATGCTCTGTTGCGCTCCATGGACGTCTTCACCAGCGATCCCTCGCCTCCCTCTGCAGATATCCAGTCAAAACCCGATGTTCTTCTGGATCTGCTGGAAAAACCAGAGAAGCTGACCTCTATGTCAGTTGCCAAAgcgaataaaataaacaagggTGAAAACCTCCCCGAGAAGTCACCATCTTATTACATCAATGGCCACAGCAACAGCATATGCACATTTAAAGGAAGCCTGAACAGCAACACGAGCAGCGACAGCTTCGACAGCTTCGACGGCAAAGGGAGCTTCAAGAGTAACGGGCACGGCAGTGGAATCAGCAACGGCAGGGGGAGTTTCAATGGCAACGGCAACTGCAACGGTTATGAACACTTTAACAATGACATTACCCTGGGCTGTAAGAAGGCATCCTCCAAATGCAACGGAGACTGGGTGGACAGAGACAGTGGGGTGGAAGAGGGCCGCATCTGTgattttgagtttgagttttccAAGGAGAAGAGTTCGTCCCGGGATTCCCTCACCCAGATCACAGGGTCACTCCTTTCCCTCGAACTCGATCTGGGCCCATCCATCCTGGATGATGTGCTCAACATAATGGATAAACCTACAGCGAAGAGCAGGCCTTGAGCAGTGCTCGGGCCCCAAGAAGAGAAAGGGAATTAATGAACTGTAGCCATGAGAACAGAGACTCACAAAGCAATCAAAATGGTGTCTGGATATACAGTATCATTGTGATGAAAATGAGCTAAAATAGACAGAGCtgcttatgtttttattgtcaaaacAAGTATTCTAGCTTCTATGGAGTGttgattcttctttttttgtctgtcagcaTGTTTAAGATGCATGTGCTATTGAATTACAGCGAAAACACAGCCATCGTGCctttgatttattgattaaattactgtaaaaaaaatcaatacatgaTAGATTTGTGTTCCTATCCTGACTTATGCAGTTTATGTAAAAGATACTATACAAGTCTTGAggttgcttttgctttttttttttttttttttttttttttacacaatttatCTGTTTCTCcatgaaaacactgcattttgtgtgacttttaatgtgtttaacaaagcactgttttgtttgtcacaCGATTTGTTTGCCACATGACTCGTTCAAAGAACAGAATActatgcatatttgtgtttttaatatggtaacacaaataaataaattttgtcCTAGTTCGCCTAGTTTCTTGTGAggaatgtgtgagagagttgATTCCAAAAGATAAGGCAAAATCATGAGAGAGGCTTAAcatcagactgaaaaaaaaaaagaaaagaaaaaagaagggaggGAAAAGACAAGGCAAAAGATGTTTTAGCCAGGACAGACAGAGCTACAGATTGACAGAGAGGATAGAATGGATTTATTTTCTCGCCTCGGACATTCCTTGCATTCTGCCTCGCTGTCCTGCAGTGGGAGCACCGGTGGGCCTTCATCTGTCCAACCAGGCGCCTGCTCCATTTGTGTGCAAGTGGACGGGACAAGCAGAGGAGGGGTCTTTAAAATTCCCTGCATTCCAGCCACAGTGCACAAGTGTCCTGGACTAGACATAAATCAGCTGTTTTGAGTCAAGGGGGGGAGGGGCTTGGTCTTAGAGCCACAATATCCATCACCCAGAATGTATAGGGAGATGGGGTTGTAAAACATGCTCTTACAACTGGCAGGCAAACTTTGCTCAGCGCTGAGCGATGGATGGGCCCTCTCCCTATGTCTAGTTACAATGAAGATATGTTGACCCAGCAGTGTTAAAGCAACAgactgaaagagaaagacagctTGCAGTCTCTTGAACCCTGCCACCCCTTCCTTACACCTCCTCGCCCCTTTTACAGGCTTTTCAGCTGCAGGAAACATAAGGTAAGTCATAACAAGACCCTATGGAGGCCTGTGTTGTCCCTCTTGAATACCGTACATGGGAAGCCCTTCACAAATCCTAGATAAGGGGCGCACATCCCCCCCTAACGTCCACGTGCCACTGTGTCATGCTTGGCCTAGTAAAGTAAGGCGACCTGCCTGCGCTCCCTCCGCACACCACATCTAAAGTAGGGCCGTGTTTGTGTCGCCGAGCTAATTTCGCACGCAAATCATTATCCGGATTTGATCCTGTTTGTGTCTTGCAGCGGGCCAGTGTGGCAAACTTCTCCGAATCCCTCAGCGACCTCAGAGTGTCCGTAAACAACCATGGCCAGCCCAGCTGTGGCGTCTCCAGCCATGTTAAACCAGATGTTACAGGAGGCATGAGCATTTCCCCACACAAAGAAAACCCATGTTGTAGCAGATACACCAGCCACTGGAAAATCCCCGCATTAGTGTTAAAAGGGTTTGCATATGCATCGTTGAAGCACATAACCTCCGAGCATGAGTAATAGAAACCTTTGCTGTCAGGGTAATTACTATGCTTCTACCTGTGATGGTACATCATTGACTTGATGACAGCCTTCGTTTGACAGGCGTGGACCCCTTGCAAGCTCCCCTCTGTTCACAAAAAAGTTGCGACCACAGCAGTGTGCATGCTGTGTTGTGTAACGTATCAGAAATATTAGTGAGGAGATGCCAAAGCCCTCTGACTCAAAATACCAGGAAATACCAGAGTGTTTTATGAAATCCAATACAAATACTCGACATATGTTACATTCTGAACactgcctttgtgttttttgttcttacaGTTCAGTGCTCTGCATGAAATGTTGAAGCTCAAGggaggttgtttttgtttgtttgagcgACCAGTTGGCTTCGTGCCTCGCTGGTTGTAGCGCTTGTGTCATACAAATGATGTAAGGTTGATGTCTCTATAATTTGTATTCACTCGGCCTAGAGAGCAAATCTCTCTGGATTTCTATTCGAATTATGCAACCTGAAACAGTGTGCAGGCTACTGGTGATCCCAGACTGTCTTCTCTTGTTGCTGCATGGTTTAGTCTCCTATTGGACCCCCAGGGCAGAACAGCAAATACCAGAGACGGAAGGTAGAAATAGTCCTGTTGGACTGTTTTTTATTACAACAGGCCCAGAGCCAAGGTGGAAGTCTGACCTGAAGAAACCTTGAATCCAAGCGCCTCATATTCTCAGTCAACACCACAAAGACGCTGTACAGCAACAACATCAAGCATCACATTGTGCGagaaacacccacacagctCAACAGAACAATATTCCACTTGTTCCACCATCAACAAGCCTTTCTTAGTTTGTCCGCATCTCTCAAAAAATCATGTCATTTAAGaaattcatgttcattttgatttaaatttgccatctgtgtttttatgtggagGCAAACATACACAAGTGGCATTTACTTTGAATGGGGGACTGATTGTCAGATTAGCAGTGCTACTCTCAGAAAAGCGCCCTACAGAGAGGGAGGTGGCAGGGGTGTTGCCACCACCTGGTGCCTTGTAATTTCCCAACCAGTCGcttacttgacaaaaaaagaaaaagcctaAATTACTAAATTCTGCCTCTTTGattttgttgctgtggtttAGTAGAGTGGTGACACATCCATGGGAAAAAGGAGGAACATAACTATAAAGACATGTATACCCATTAGCCTGTTTTGGATAATTCTACCATATGGTAACCAAGAAACATACATTGAAAGTTTTTTTGTGGCGATCAAACACATTTAACACAGCTTGAAATAGGCCATTTTTATCATGGCATGCAGAGGCTGTTTTCTCATGGTATTTCCTTCAAAACTACAGGTAAATCATTCAAGAACATGCTGTGAAACTTCTTCCAACAGACTTGGGGATCCGGGGGAATCAAGCTCCTCAGTTTCCTGGGCTAAGGTGAAGCTGTCAGTTCACAGATGAATAAGCTTTGGCCCGTAGGCCAGCGGTGCCAAAGAAAGCACAACTCAGACCCAGCAAAATTTTCCACCCAACCTCCACAAGAGAGCCGAATAATGTGCACACTGTCTCTCACACAGAGGTGTTAGTGAAGGAGCCTCGCATAGCAGGACTTGAGCTATGTCAGGCGGATGAGAGGGAAATTTTAATAAGATGTTTCCCTGCTCCCCGGCCCTAGATGGAGACAGCAGAGGCATGAACAGCAAGGATAAAGCTCCTCTTGTCTTCGCTTCACTGTCCTACTGTACAACATAAGCCCAAACAGAGCTATCGCAGTTTCCATCCAGCCAACAGACCGGACAGGAGGAAATATCTGAGGCATGAGCAAGGCTTGTCtcataaatattattattgcttGTCACTGGGGGGAGATATCATTCAATATTGAAAATGCATACTGTGCGTGCTTGAAAACCAAATGCCATGACTAAGATAATCGGGGTCGGAGTAAGGTGAGTTCTCTGGGAACATCGACTTTGCTGAGCATGGAGGCTGGAACCGAGCGTTCCCCAGATCTGCTGATTTAGCAGCGTGGAACCGTAGCTGCTTTTCAAAAGACAACAGCGGGAGAGCGTAGCAGGAGCTTTTTCGCACGGGTGAAGGAAGTGAGCGGGAGAAAAAGGGGTTGACGCAGTGCAGATACAAGATAGGTCGCATGCAGTTTGGTCTGGCAGGCGGCGGTTACCTTGGTACGATGCTGTTGACTGTTGTTTGGCTGACAGTAACCATAGCGAGCGAGAAGTTTGTATCTTCAGCACGTGAAGGCCgacaggaagggagagagaggacgggAGTTAAACATTAGAGGAGTGTCACCTCACAGGCAGACGAAGCCCAGACGCCATTCAGGCGCAGCGCTGTGCTATGTAGACCAAAACAAGAGCTGCACttaaatatacatttaatttaCCTGGAACTCCTAACAGTTTCAAGAATGTGTGCATCAAAGTTATGAGGGCACTTAGGATGGACAATAGCTGTAATCTTCAGATTAGTTATAATGTCCACAGAGCATAAACGTTTGAGCATGGCACAAATATTTGATTAGAGTAGATTTACTTTTGCATCTCACATTTCTTCATTAGTAAGTGATAAATACTGATTGTTACAGCGGTGTATTAGCAAAGGGGGGAAAATGGAGTTGgagaggggggtaatattccaagaaaaaaactctgaaagaaaaacctcacaaatttatcagaaaaaaaccaaatttttcctcataaattaatgactataatctcagaatttcctttttttccgtagatttgtgactttataatctctgatttttcagttttttttctcataaattttttCTCACTACAGAGGCCCTAATACGCCATCGTAGATTGTTGTTGAGCAATATGTAGGATGGCGTCTAGTCTCCAACATcagctgcacatttttattcaaactAGCATTATCAGTCATTACCTcactggggaaaaaatcatGTGTGTCTTCTTCCgatagatttgattttttttaaccttttgctTATTTCGGTTTTCAGAataaagcgtgtgtgtgtgtgacgccaCTTAGCCAAGAAAATACCTGAAGAAGTCAGCGTCATTGGTTAACTGAGTCGGGAGTATGAATGTTATGAAgtaaatttcagaaaaaaaaaaaaaaaaaaaaaaaacatccgtGTTTGATAAATAGATTGGCCAGCCATTTAAggtccaattaaaaaaaaaaaaaaaaaagctagaagtaaataaagaaagaaataaagagaaatgatTTACTTTGAAATTTCGGAACTATCCTTTACATTATTTTCCCCACTAAGTCACCCCACACTGGTGTAATGATGTGTTCGAGGTGTACTAATTTACTGGGTTTAACAAGTCAAAGGCCAGTGTCAGACACCAATACAATGCACATGGTTAACATTTTTTCTGGAAAGTATGTGGCTCCTGACTCCACACGCTGGAGCCTTCATGTCGCTTTGTTGAGCTCAAACTGCGGCTCGTGACATTTGCCATCCTCCTGTCAGCGAAATGAGAAGAAGTGAGTTTCTTCGAGACACGGAGCTGAGCATAAAGTCTGTGCTTGCCATTTTAATCGGCTTAATTTACCACAACCCCCACGCACTGAAAACAATCCAtgaattattcatattttattcatgtttgcTCCAGTCCGGGGAGAATGGGACTGTGACTGATTGGAAAGTAATGTATGCGCTCGCTGGGTGCTGCATGTGAGCTGGCCTTCTAAGGCAGAGCGAGGGAATGAAACCAAAAGCTGAGATCATGTGAGTCTAAGATTGTCCTTAGCTCTATGTCgtctcatttaaaatggcatGGCCTTCATACAGGGCAGCAACTACCCATGAGGGTGCCCGACAGTCTATATTCACGCAAAGGAGGTATTTATACATTTGCTCTTTACTGCATTTCCTCCAAACAACCCCCTGGGAATTCCTTCAATGCCACACTGAGGGGCAGGGTGGCGGGCTTAGTGGGTATCTCCCTTTATAGATAGGGGTGACATCACTTGCCCTCttttcctccagcagctcaACAACACTTCTGTCTGGGATGATTGTACCCAGTCACCTCTCAGGATCCCACCATGAGGCAGTAAACGGTTTATCAAGCTGCCCTGGTGGCGGTGTATGTGAGGAGATGAGGAAAGAATAGTGATTTTACAGGCTACATATATGCTGAATACTTTTATTGCAAAAAAGGCTTAGAACAGAGCATTCCTTCTTCAGTATTAtgagtgtgttcagtgttattACCACAGCTAAGGTGGTGAAACCTCTGGTAAGGGGTTATGTGATCACCcctgtccatctgtccgtctACTCTTGCACAAAACTTTTCAGGTCCAATCAGCCTCAACGGGACAAAAAGTGACGTCGTTTCCAAATGCATACATCACCATCACAAGACGGTGGTCATGGGTCAACGGAGGCCCTGACCAAATTTcactgctgattggtcaaacgGGGCATGTGTTCTGTGGTAACAGCACCACCGGCATTGTCACAACTTCCAGCGGTGACCTTGGCGCAGGGCTTTATTTTGGGATGCAGTTTATATCATGTGGCCTGTTGAGCCCCATCTTTAAACTACCGATGCAATAAATCAGTTGTTTGTGTTATCTAATTATGTCTGCTTTTTCCGTACAAATTCatttagcaaaacaaaatcaacatttGTTAACATGATCAACTCATAAAACTCCTCtaacagcagagaaaaatggagcaacattttaatttttgaagtCAGGAGGTGCATCCCGCAGCTGTTCCACTGACAGTGAACAGGAAGG is a genomic window of Myripristis murdjan chromosome 15, fMyrMur1.1, whole genome shotgun sequence containing:
- the cdc42ep3 gene encoding cdc42 effector protein 3 → MPAKAPIYLKPTNSKKGKKCRLRDILSPDMISPPLGDFRHTIHIGRGGERDAFGDMSFLQGKYELLPGKGELVHPQFGIQNEFLRANSTSDASFAETPSPVLKNAISLPTIGGCQALTLPLISSNVFPLPPEPLEDIVGPAVPLKPDRAEEVEILQMDALLRSMDVFTSDPSPPSADIQSKPDVLLDLLEKPEKLTSMSVAKANKINKGENLPEKSPSYYINGHSNSICTFKGSLNSNTSSDSFDSFDGKGSFKSNGHGSGISNGRGSFNGNGNCNGYEHFNNDITLGCKKASSKCNGDWVDRDSGVEEGRICDFEFEFSKEKSSSRDSLTQITGSLLSLELDLGPSILDDVLNIMDKPTAKSRP